GTGCGTGACCGAGCGATGCTCTCGTCGCGGCGCAGTCCCAGCACGTTGATGATAGTCTGGCCGCGCAGCAGTCTGGCGAGGTGCGGCCCGATGACATGGGCCTTCATCTCTGAGGTGCAGAAGCGCAGCGCCGAGGATGACCAGGGACCGATCAGATTATAGGTTTCGAGTGCCTCGTAGCGCGCCTTGCCGTTGGCAAAGCGCGTGGCCCAGCGGTCGAACAGGTCGCCGGCGTTGCGCCGGACGATCGTCAGCGGGACGCCGGCGTGGGCCGCGAGATCCTCGACCGTCGCGGGCGTTTCGTCCCATTCGGCACGGCCGAGGTCGGCGTGAATGGCGATACGCCGCTCGCGCGGATGGCCGAGCGCATCGAGGATCAGGTTGACCGCGAACATCGCGGCCGAGCTGTCCTTGCCGCCCGAGAGGTTGAAGACGATCCATGCGCCGCGTTCGACCGCGTCGAGGATGGCGGGCGGCAGGGCGAGGGCCGGAAGGCCGGCGACCAGGCCGCGTCCGATGTCGATGAACATGGCCGTTCAGGCCGCGAGCGGCGCTGGCAGCGCCAGCCACTCGGGTTCGTCGTTGGCGATGACCGGATCGTGTGCGCGGGCCTCGGCTTTCGAGAACACGGTCGCGCTGGCGAGTGCCCCGAAGCCGTCGTCGTTGTTCCAGAAGACGGCGTGGCCGTCCTGGTCGCGCGAGGCGAGCACGAAACCGAAGCGACCCTCGTGACCATGGGTGTCGGGATCGGCTGCGGCGCTGCGCGCGGCGCGATCGAGGATGTCCTGGGTGCTGTGGAACGTCAGCCCCGCGTCGGTAATGATGACGCAGCCGCTTCCGAACTCGCCGGGGCGCAGCCGGTCGCAGTCGGAGATCCATGCGAACCCGCAGGGGAGCGCGGACTTGCAAGCGCGGAAGATGAGCTGGGCGACCTGTTCGACGCCGAATTGATCGCCGCTGAAGAATACGCGCGCGTTCCCGTCTTCGCCTTTCCAGTCGATGTCGATCGCGCAGTCGAGATAAGGGAAATGCCAATCGTCGAATATCTCGAGGAAGCTTTCGAACTTCATCGGCCCCTTCGCCGGGAACACGGCGTGAAACGCGGGATCGAGCGCGTCATATTCGTGGGCGAGGTCGGCATCGTCGCCGTTGGTGTCGAGGATATCGACTGCCTGTTCGGCAATGGTTAGCAACGCCGCGTCGGCGTGGCTCATGGTCAGCGTGAACGCGGCCTTGGTGTAGGTGTTCGCCATGGGAATGCTCCGAAATGATGGGAAATCGCTCTGTGCGGTCGCGCTCAGGCGTCCGCGGCCTCGGCGAGACGCGCGTTGGCGGCCGCGGCCTCGGCGGGGTAAGCCTGCGTGAGATTGCCGTGCAGGACCGCGAAATCCGGGATCGGGAAAAGACCGTTCGGCCCGGGCCGGGTAATCAGCAGCGCGCTGATGACGGCATCGGCCGGATCGGCATGGACGATGGTGGGCGTCTCGCCGTTATACTCGACCGGCGCGGTGAAGCCCGCCTCGCGCCAGGTGGCGAGTCCCTCCTCGACGCGTGTCGCATAGTCGGCGACGGCCTCGTCGAGCTCGTTCTCGATATGGAGGACGAGTTCGACATAGCGACCGAAATCGTGTCGGTTGGACAGGCCGGCGAGGCGGCATCCCGGGGGCGGCGGGCCGTAGCGTGCGATCAGCGCGGACTTGTAGACCGCGATTTCGAGGCGGTTGAGGCTGTCGAAGTTGGGCGACTGGCCGAGTTGCGCGCAATCCTCCTCGGCGGGACCGGCACCGAGATCGATAAAATATGGCATGGGGCTCTCCGTCGATCGTCATTGATCGACGCGCCCCATCCCCCTCCCCTTTCTTGTCGGGTACTCAGTCGCCGAAGAAGCGGCGCTTGATGGCGATCTGCGCCTCGCCATCGGACTGGCCGAGGGTCATCAGCCGGTCGGTCTCGAGCGTGATCGCGAGATCGGCGGGAAGATCGGCCCAGCGTGAGGCGATGGTGACCGCGGCGGCCGCTGTGGTCAGCTCGCCGGGGTGCGCGCCATGCCATGCGACGGTTTCGTCCTCACCCGTGAGATGCGGGTGCGGGCGCAGCACCTGGACGAAGAAGGTGCCAAGCGGGCGGTCCCACCCGATGCTGACGCTGGTGCCGGGTTCGATACCGGGAAACTGGTGGCGGCTCATGGCGATCCTTTCAGGGTCAGTGCAGCGAGATCCACTCGCCGTGCCAGGGGCGCGGGTGCGGGTAGAAGCGAAGAACGCCTGGAACATCGGTTTCGCCGCTGGCGAGGCGTTCTTCCAGCCAGAGGATGTAGAGCGCGGCGTCGGCGAGATCGCCGGCGAGCAGATCGTCGAGCATCGCGGCCTCGCGCGCGGTCTGTTCGTCGAGCGCGGACCAGTCCAGCGCATCGAGGAAACGGTCGCGTCGATCGGTGTAGCGCGCGATGCGGGCAGCGTCGGCCTGGACGCTGGCGATGGCGAGATGGATATCCACGGGCGGTGCTCCTTCCGGCATGTCGGTGACATGCCGCCCGCTCCCGCTCCCCTTCCCTCGCGCCGCTGGCGCGGGGATCATGCCGCGAGGATTTCGCGGATCGCGTCGCTCCGGCGCGGATAGGCAAGCCGGGGCAGATCGCGCGCGGTGCGCCGGGCGTCGCGCGTCAGCTCGAAGCAATAGGTGAATAGCGGGCTTTGCCGGTGCGGGCGGAGCAGATTGTCGGCACGGAGCCGCGCGAGCCAGTCGGCGGGGTGTTCGTGCGCCTCCGGCCTCGGCGCACCGAGCCGCACCAGCTGGTCGATCGCCCCGGCATGGCCGGATTCGAGGTTGCGGATCTTCGACAGCGTTCTCTCCGAGATCGTCTCGCCGGCGATGCGCAGCACCGTCCGCGGCCTCGTGCGGCCGCGATAGGCGCCCGACAGCGCGGCATAGACGACGCCGCAATGGCCGAAGGCGGGATCGGAGAAGCTGACGACAGCGTCGATCCGGGGCTTGGCGAGGCGCAGGAGGCGGAAGGCGCGCGACGTGAAGAAGCTTTCGCCGTTCGCGGCGACCGAGGGCAGGCAGATGAGCCGTTGCAGTACGCAGCCCCGAGCGGGATCGGCATAGCCGGTGTGCCGGGTGATGACCGCGCCGGTCGCCGGCACGCCGAACACGATGAGACCGACCAACGTGGATCTGCCCGGGTCGCCCGGACCGAACAGCCCGCAGGCGAGCTGGGCGGCGGGATAGCGCGGGAGGTAATGATGGTCGGCGAGGAATGCGCGGGCAGTATCATGGGCGACGACATCGACGGCGTAGCGGCGCGGGTCGATCACGCTGTCGCCGGCAACGAACAAGCTGCGCCGGTCGCGCCAGCGCTGGGAGCGGTCGGTGAGCATGGTTACCTCCGTCAGGCCGCGTCGGCGTAGATCTCGGCCGCCCAGGTCTCGATCCATCCGGTGGTGATCTCATCGTGATCGAGATCGCCGCTCTCGATCAGGGCGCGGATCTCGGCGCGAGCCTGCGCGATCGCGCGTTCCCAGGGGTCGGCGGTTGGTGGCGGTGGAGCAGACGCCGCGGCCTCGGGCAGGTGGCGCGGTGTTTCGAGCGTTCGCGCGCATTGCGTGCGATACCAGCGTTCCATGAAGTCGGCGCCGAGCGCGTCGGTCTTGGCGATGCGATGCCTGAGCGCGTGCTGTCGCACGCCTACGCCCCATCCCTGGCTGTCTATCGAGGCGATCCAGCGTGCGAACGGCGTGAGGTACGGCAGGGCATCGCCTTTCACCCCGAAGAGGTGCGCCTTGACGCCGATCGGCAGGATGCGGGTCAGCCGCTCGACGACGGCGATCAGCCCTTCGGGACCGTGGATCGGTCGCCGGCACATGCTGCCGATGCCGACGACGGTGCCGGGCAGGATCAGACCGCCGATCGCGTCGAGTGAACGGACGTAGTCGTCGGGCACGCGGCCCTGCAGCACGGGCATCAGCCGGTCGCGGATGGCCAAGTCGTCGGCGCGGGCAAAGCATTCTCGGTTGGTGGCGGTGGTGCGCGCGATGCGGTCGAGCACTTCCTCGCGGTCGTGGGCAACGCCCTCTTCGCAGCAGTAATCGACCGACGAGATGCGTCGGAACGGCCATGACGCGGCGAGCGCCATGTAATCGGCGATGCTCCAGGGAAGCCCGCCATAGCGGACCATCATGGTGTAACCGGCGGAATCGAGGTCGACGCTGGCGAGCGGTCGCGCGTTGGCGAGCGTTCCGGTGCGCCATCCCGACCACTCGCGCCAGCCATCGGCCTTGCGCCAGCGCGACAGACAATTGGCCGAGATCAGCACCGGTGCTTGCAGCGCGACCGCGCGCTGAAGGATAGGCCCGTTTGCGAGATGCGGCAGGCCGAGGATGATCTCGATCGTCATCGTCTAGCGGCCAGCTAGCTGATAGCTGTCGGCCATTCCGACAATACGCATCACAGATCCTCGCGCAGCATGAGCGTGAGAACACGGCGCGTGATGCTGGCGTCGGCGGGGTCTTCCGATCCCCATTCCAGCGCCACGTCATAATAATCGATACGGAAGTGTATCGTCTCGCCTGACAGCTCGAACTGGCCGCGATCGCGCTCGGGACAGTCGGCGGGGAAAGTGTAGCGGCGCAGCGCCTGCAGGACATGCGCCTGGGCGACGGCTTCCGAGGCGAGCGTGCCGTTCGACAGCGCGCCGAGGCACGCGCGCGTCATGACGATCTTCGCGGTGCGGTCGAACCCCTGGCGGCAACGGTCGTTGAGCCTGGCCACGGCTTCGAGGCGCGTTTCGGTGGCGGTCGAAATCATGTGATGATCCTCCGTTTGGTCGATAGCGATGGTGGCGGGGACTTCAGGCGGCGAGCGCGTCGCTTCGTCCCCGGCCTCGTTCGGGAAAGGCCGCATGGAAGCGGTCGAGCCAGTCGCCCATCGTCGGGCGCTCGCCGAGCGGGATGACGGCCGCGACATCCTGGAACCGGATGAGGTCGAGCGGCGCATCGCGGATGATCCGGTCGATCTCGTCAGCCGGCAGGAGGTGCTCGTCGCGGATGAAGGCGGTCATCGATCCCGGGCGCGCGCGGGTCGATCTGCGCCACAGGCCCTCGACCGTGTGCAGTCGCGGGGCGGCGCGTGCCTCGACCAGCACGATGAGTCGCAGGCACCATTGCGGGAGGCCGCGGATTTCGCTCGGATGGTTGGCGATGCACAGCCAGCACGCCGATTTGGGTGGCACCGGCAGACCCTCGGCCTGGATGCGGGCGACGCAGTCGGGCCGGTCCCATCGCCATTCGCGCAAGGGGTACTCGCAGTCGTACAGCGGATCGTCGATCGACAGCGCATGGTTGGCGCGCGCGGTGTCGCGCGGTCCGGCGTCATAGCCGATCAGGCGAACGACGCGCTGCCCGCGCGCCCAAGCGTCGACCGCTGGTTGCCAGGTCGACAGGAATTTGTCCTGCGGCGCCTTCTTGTATTTGAGGCTGCAACTCGACCCGCCGAGCGACTTGCTCGGCAGCGTGGCATTGGTCAGGCACATCTCGAGGATGCCGTAATAGGGCGGCCAGTGCTTGAATCGCTTCGGGACATAGCTGACCAGCTCGAAACGGATACCGCGGTCGCGCATCCAGGGCCGGATCACGTCGAGATATTCGTAGGTCGCCGGTTTCTCGACCGAGGTATCGGCGGTCAGCACGAGGTCAGGCGCTTCGCCGCGCGCGTGCTTCTCGATCAGCAGCGCGGTGCTGTCGACGCCGATGCCGTAGGCCAGCACCACTGGTGGCGGCGGCGCCAGCGGCACGACCGGAACTGGCGCGCCGGTCATGGCGCCTCCTCCGGTTCTAGATAGGTGTCATAGGGCGCACCGGCAGACTCGATCCAGCTACCCTCCTCGTCGAGATTCTCGATCCGTGCGAGCAGCGCCGCCTTCAGCTGGCGCGCATCGACGTCGTGGCCCTTGTCGTCGTTCGAGACGAGGCTGAAGGCGAGCGTGTAGGCGTGGTTGTAGCGCGCCATGTCACGCGTCCTCCGCCGCGGCCTTGGGCGCGGCGGGAACCGCGCGGGGCGTGATCGTCACGTCGAGCCGGTCGCGATTGATGACGACGGTGACCGTCCGGTCCTCGGGGACGAGGAAATAATGCCCCGCCAGCTTGTCGCGAATGCGGTTCTCAAGCGCGGCATCGTCGCCTTCGAGCAGGCCGATGATTCGTTCGGCGGCATCGGCCTGGAAGCGCTCGAGCTGCGTATCGTAGCTGTCGGCATCGCTGTCGTCGCTGGCATAGAAGATCGCGCTTTCGAGGATGTCGGCGACGCCGAGCGCGGTGATTTCGCTGCCCCGGCGGACGAAGACGGACGTCTCGTCGACCGAGTTGCACGACCATTGGTCGGGTGCGAAGGCGACATCCGCGTCGGTCGATACCTCGATGAATGCGCCGGCGTGGCTCATCGTCGCCTCGAGCGTGATAGCCTCGACCCAACCGTTTTCCGCCTCGGCGGGGGCTTCGCGGCTGTCGGAGACGATGAAGGTGCGGTCGCCCTGGGTGACGCGGAACCGCATATCCTCGACACGGGCGAGGATATCGTACCAGCCATAGCCCTTGAACGCGTCCTGGGCCTCGACCAGCGGACCACCGAACGGATTATGCTTCGCGATCGCCGCCTGCGCGGGTTGGCCGATCAGCGCATCGAAGTCGGGCATCAGCACCATGCCGGTGTCGGTCACGCGTGCGCCGCTCTCGTAGTTGCGCGAGCTGTCGGCCGCATAGGCGGTCCATGCGAACAGATAGGGCTCGGCTTCGGGTAGTGCGATACCGAGCGAGCGCGCCTCGCGCCAGTCATGCGCCGACAGCCGGTGCGTCCCCGCGGCCTCGATCGCGCGGTAGATCGCGAGCCGGACCGCATCGCGCAGGGCGGCGATGCCGGTGTTCTCGACCACTTCCTTGCGCGCCGGGAGGACGAGCTGGATTTGCGGCGCGTCGAAGATGTCGACCCGCGCGATCCAGTGGCCGCCCCGGTCGACTTCCTGAACATACGGCAGGTCGCACGGGATGGTCAGCCCGTGGAAGTTGAGGCGTCCGTCGCGCGAGGAATAATGCGAGGGGTGTTTCTGGAACACGCCGATGCGCACGCCGTACCATTCCTCGACATGGACCGCGTCCTTCAGCCAGTCCTCCTGCGGAAGGACCGCGCCGTTCCAGGTCACGGGAACCGGATAATGTTTGGCGGCGCGGGCCACGTCGCGCTCGAGCGTCTTCAGCCACTCGTCGGGCACGCGCACGGTGATCGCGGTGCCGCGCATGATCGGATCGGGTTCGATCGCGATCGGGCGGCTCGTCTCCCACGCCGAGGCCGGGATATGCGCCATCCAGCCCTGGCGGTCGGGTTTCGAGAAGGAGCGGATGATGACGTCGCGGCCTGCGAGGCTGAACACGCCCATGCCGGCGGGATCTTCGGCGCGGCGCGTCTCGTCGGACCAGCCCGAGCGGCCGAGCGTGACGATGCTCACCGGATCGGCGATGCCGTGGCCGTCATCGGTGATGTGCAGGAAGTGCTCGGCGCCGGCGCCGTTCAGCGCGAGCGCGACGCCGGTCGCACCGGCGCGGCGCGCGTTCTGGAGGAGTTCGCAGATGACGTCGAACGCGGTATTGTTGAACAGGCGCGTGACCTTGGCGATCGTCTCGGGGGCGACCGCGGTCGCGATGGTGGCGGGAATCATGGGAGTGCGCTCCTGGAAAAGGGCTCAGGCGTCCGTCACGCCTTCCCTCCCCGCTCCCTCTCTCCTTCATCGGCGCATCGGGCCGAGCCCTGGTCAGCCTGCCTTGCCGTCGCGGAACGCGCCGACCACGGTGTCCGCGTCCCAGTGACCGCTGAGGATACCGCGACGCGGGACCGAGTTGATCGCATAGCGCCGCGCCGCGAGGAGGCGGGCACGCCGGGTGTCGCGGTCGATCGGCGCGCCGGTTGCGATATCGCGGGCGAGGCGAAGCGGCGTCATGGCTTTTCCTCATCGATTGTGCCGGGGATGGCAACATGGTCGGTGACGCCCGTTCCCGAAGGATCGAGCGCGATAATTTCGGCGAGCGTCCAGGGGGCTGCGCGGCGCGGGCGACGCGAGAAGCGAAGCTCGTGCTTTTCGGCATATTTGTGGACCGCTGGATATTTGCGGCCGATCGCTGCCGCAACATCAGGCAGCGCGACGCCGAAGTCGTGCGCGATGCGCAGCGCCCGGATCTCCTCTTCGGTCCATTTCCGGTGATAGCCGTGGACAAGGCCGAGGATGTTCGCGCGCGTGAACAGCGAAGCCTTGGTGCGACCCATCTTCGTCGCCAGGGCGTCCATCGGCATCGTGCCGTAAAGGTCGCGCAGCCTTTCCAGATCATTGTCGCTCCACACCGGCCCGCCCCGGAACCCGTCGCGGTTGGCATGTGTGCCGCGCAACCCGAGATAGTCGGCGC
The window above is part of the Sphingomonas sp. JUb134 genome. Proteins encoded here:
- a CDS encoding Mom family adenine methylcarbamoylation protein encodes the protein MLTDRSQRWRDRRSLFVAGDSVIDPRRYAVDVVAHDTARAFLADHHYLPRYPAAQLACGLFGPGDPGRSTLVGLIVFGVPATGAVITRHTGYADPARGCVLQRLICLPSVAANGESFFTSRAFRLLRLAKPRIDAVVSFSDPAFGHCGVVYAALSGAYRGRTRPRTVLRIAGETISERTLSKIRNLESGHAGAIDQLVRLGAPRPEAHEHPADWLARLRADNLLRPHRQSPLFTYCFELTRDARRTARDLPRLAYPRRSDAIREILAA
- a CDS encoding ATP-binding protein codes for the protein MIPATIATAVAPETIAKVTRLFNNTAFDVICELLQNARRAGATGVALALNGAGAEHFLHITDDGHGIADPVSIVTLGRSGWSDETRRAEDPAGMGVFSLAGRDVIIRSFSKPDRQGWMAHIPASAWETSRPIAIEPDPIMRGTAITVRVPDEWLKTLERDVARAAKHYPVPVTWNGAVLPQEDWLKDAVHVEEWYGVRIGVFQKHPSHYSSRDGRLNFHGLTIPCDLPYVQEVDRGGHWIARVDIFDAPQIQLVLPARKEVVENTGIAALRDAVRLAIYRAIEAAGTHRLSAHDWREARSLGIALPEAEPYLFAWTAYAADSSRNYESGARVTDTGMVLMPDFDALIGQPAQAAIAKHNPFGGPLVEAQDAFKGYGWYDILARVEDMRFRVTQGDRTFIVSDSREAPAEAENGWVEAITLEATMSHAGAFIEVSTDADVAFAPDQWSCNSVDETSVFVRRGSEITALGVADILESAIFYASDDSDADSYDTQLERFQADAAERIIGLLEGDDAALENRIRDKLAGHYFLVPEDRTVTVVINRDRLDVTITPRAVPAAPKAAAEDA
- a CDS encoding deazapurine DNA modification protein DpdA family protein; the encoded protein is MTIEIILGLPHLANGPILQRAVALQAPVLISANCLSRWRKADGWREWSGWRTGTLANARPLASVDLDSAGYTMMVRYGGLPWSIADYMALAASWPFRRISSVDYCCEEGVAHDREEVLDRIARTTATNRECFARADDLAIRDRLMPVLQGRVPDDYVRSLDAIGGLILPGTVVGIGSMCRRPIHGPEGLIAVVERLTRILPIGVKAHLFGVKGDALPYLTPFARWIASIDSQGWGVGVRQHALRHRIAKTDALGADFMERWYRTQCARTLETPRHLPEAAASAPPPPTADPWERAIAQARAEIRALIESGDLDHDEITTGWIETWAAEIYADAA
- a CDS encoding DUF3768 domain-containing protein produces the protein MISTATETRLEAVARLNDRCRQGFDRTAKIVMTRACLGALSNGTLASEAVAQAHVLQALRRYTFPADCPERDRGQFELSGETIHFRIDYYDVALEWGSEDPADASITRRVLTLMLREDL